A genomic segment from Melanotaenia boesemani isolate fMelBoe1 chromosome 9, fMelBoe1.pri, whole genome shotgun sequence encodes:
- the LOC121645730 gene encoding segment polarity protein dishevelled homolog DVL-3-like isoform X3, with the protein MAEETRVIYHLEDQETPYLIRISVPAQRVTLADFKQVLNKPNVKFFFKSVDDDFGVVKEEISDDDARLPCVNGRVVCWVVSSDTCQPDFRGSDVQSVATPSSLAPPPIERTSGIGDSRPPSFHATAVSHDELQEVQSCTPSETLRRTGVSEQGGRLNGHTNQPADQRGAGPAGGGDSSSTQQSSELETTSFCSSEEDSGGRFSQSTEQSSSSPRLIRRQRRCHRKPKTPRMERSVSFSSVTDSTMSLNIITVTLNMERYNFLGISIVGQSNDRGDGGIYIGSIMKGGAVAADGRIEPGDMLLQVNNINFENMSNDDAVRVLREIVHQTGPVTLTVAKCWDPNPRGCFTLPRSEPVRPIDPAAWVSHTAAMTGRLPPHYGIHEENHLNIHSDMTVVVKAMANPESGLEVRDRMWLKITIPNAFIGKKARSGSFNKTRFRCGGLAPLQPGGFHRPPRSSKVCRQPAEGGIHPTHRQQSHILRAVLLRLWRPVWRFDRHVSAGP; encoded by the exons ATGGCGGAGGAGACCCGGGTCATCTATCACCTGGAGGACCAGGAGACCCCCTACCTGATCCGGATCAGCGTACCCGCGCAGCGCGTCACCCTCGCGGACTTCAAGCAGGTCCTGAACAAACCGAACGTTAAATTCTTCTTCAAGTCCGTGGACGACGACTTCGG GGTGGTCAAGGAGGAGATCAGTGATGATGATGCCAGGTTGCCATGTGTGAACGGACGGGTTGTCTGTTGG GTGGTGTCATCAGACACCTGCCAGCCAGATTTCAGGGGCTCAGACGTCCAATCAGTGGCCACTCCCTCCAGCCTGGCTCCACCCCCCATAGAGAGGACAAGTGGGATTGGAGACTCCAGACCTCCGTCCTTTCA tgccaCAGCTGTCAGTCATGATGAACTACAGGAAGTTCAGTCTTGTACACCATCAGAGACACTGCGGAGGACAGGCGTGAGTGAACAAG GCGGCCGTCTGAATGGGCACACTAACCAACCAGCTGATCAGAGGGGGGCGGGgccagcaggtggaggagacAGCTCATCAACCCAACAGAGCAGCGAGTTGGAGACGACCAGTTTCTGCTCATCTGAGGAAGACTCAGGAGGAAG GTTCAGCCAATCGACAGAGCAGAGCAGCTCCTCCCCGCGACTCATCAGGCGACAGCGGCGCTGCCACCGAAAACCCAAAACACCGCGGATGGAGAgg TCTGTGTCTTTCAGCAGTGTCACTGACTCCACCATGTCCCTCAACATCATCACCGTAACACTCAACATGG AGCGGTACAACTTCCTGGGAATCAGTATTGTTGGTCAGAGTAACGACCGAGGAGACGGAGGGATTTATATCGGCTCCATCATGAAGGGAGGAGCGGTGGCAGCGGACGGACGTATTGAGCCTGGAGACATGCTTCTGCAG GTAAACAACATCAACTTTGAGAACATGAGTAACGATGATGCCGTCCGAGTCCTGAGAGAGATCGTCCACCAAACAGG ACCGGTGACATTAACGGTGGCCAAGTGTTGGGATCCAAACCCGCGAGGCTGCTTCACGCTACCCAGAA GTGAGCCCGTTCGTCCCATCGACCCGGCTGCCTGGGTGTCCCACACCGCCGCCATGACGGGCAGGCTCCCCCCACATTACG GGATCCACGAAGAAAACCACCTGAACATTCACAGCGACATGACGGTGGTCGTCAAGGCGATGGCCAATCCAGAGTCAGGTCTAGAAGTTCGAGACAGGATGTGGCTGAAGATCACCATTCCCAACGCCTTCATCGGTAAGAAGGCCAGATCTGGATCGTTCAACAAAACTAG GTTCAGATGTGGTGGACTGGCTCCACTGCAACCTGGAGGGTTTCACAGACCGCCGCGAAGCTCGAAAGTATGCCGGCAACCTGCTGAAGGCGGGATTCATCCGACACACCGTCAACAAAGTCACATTCTCCGAGCAGTGCTACTACGTCTTTGGAGACCTGTGTGGAG ATTTGACCGCCATGTCTCTGCTGGTCCATGA
- the LOC121645730 gene encoding segment polarity protein dishevelled homolog DVL-3-like isoform X1, with translation MAEETRVIYHLEDQETPYLIRISVPAQRVTLADFKQVLNKPNVKFFFKSVDDDFGVVKEEISDDDARLPCVNGRVVCWVVSSDTCQPDFRGSDVQSVATPSSLAPPPIERTSGIGDSRPPSFHATAVSHDELQEVQSCTPSETLRRTGVSEQGGRLNGHTNQPADQRGAGPAGGGDSSSTQQSSELETTSFCSSEEDSGGRFSQSTEQSSSSPRLIRRQRRCHRKPKTPRMERSVSFSSVTDSTMSLNIITVTLNMERYNFLGISIVGQSNDRGDGGIYIGSIMKGGAVAADGRIEPGDMLLQVNNINFENMSNDDAVRVLREIVHQTGPVTLTVAKCWDPNPRGCFTLPRSEPVRPIDPAAWVSHTAAMTGRLPPHYGNDPTSLCILHPPFICPLVHQSLLSCCLPGIHEENHLNIHSDMTVVVKAMANPESGLEVRDRMWLKITIPNAFIGSDVVDWLHCNLEGFTDRREARKYAGNLLKAGFIRHTVNKVTFSEQCYYVFGDLCGDLTAMSLLVHEDGSVRGGSDCEPPVFPYQYPIPHPYSSPLPLPAGGGSHPSEGSSRSNCSHDPKEEGGGGEESEPTNQEVSVSASSAQRPLTSFSGLHGNKDHQDFSSMEPDISQQSFRLAMGNPSDLFVDVM, from the exons ATGGCGGAGGAGACCCGGGTCATCTATCACCTGGAGGACCAGGAGACCCCCTACCTGATCCGGATCAGCGTACCCGCGCAGCGCGTCACCCTCGCGGACTTCAAGCAGGTCCTGAACAAACCGAACGTTAAATTCTTCTTCAAGTCCGTGGACGACGACTTCGG GGTGGTCAAGGAGGAGATCAGTGATGATGATGCCAGGTTGCCATGTGTGAACGGACGGGTTGTCTGTTGG GTGGTGTCATCAGACACCTGCCAGCCAGATTTCAGGGGCTCAGACGTCCAATCAGTGGCCACTCCCTCCAGCCTGGCTCCACCCCCCATAGAGAGGACAAGTGGGATTGGAGACTCCAGACCTCCGTCCTTTCA tgccaCAGCTGTCAGTCATGATGAACTACAGGAAGTTCAGTCTTGTACACCATCAGAGACACTGCGGAGGACAGGCGTGAGTGAACAAG GCGGCCGTCTGAATGGGCACACTAACCAACCAGCTGATCAGAGGGGGGCGGGgccagcaggtggaggagacAGCTCATCAACCCAACAGAGCAGCGAGTTGGAGACGACCAGTTTCTGCTCATCTGAGGAAGACTCAGGAGGAAG GTTCAGCCAATCGACAGAGCAGAGCAGCTCCTCCCCGCGACTCATCAGGCGACAGCGGCGCTGCCACCGAAAACCCAAAACACCGCGGATGGAGAgg TCTGTGTCTTTCAGCAGTGTCACTGACTCCACCATGTCCCTCAACATCATCACCGTAACACTCAACATGG AGCGGTACAACTTCCTGGGAATCAGTATTGTTGGTCAGAGTAACGACCGAGGAGACGGAGGGATTTATATCGGCTCCATCATGAAGGGAGGAGCGGTGGCAGCGGACGGACGTATTGAGCCTGGAGACATGCTTCTGCAG GTAAACAACATCAACTTTGAGAACATGAGTAACGATGATGCCGTCCGAGTCCTGAGAGAGATCGTCCACCAAACAGG ACCGGTGACATTAACGGTGGCCAAGTGTTGGGATCCAAACCCGCGAGGCTGCTTCACGCTACCCAGAA GTGAGCCCGTTCGTCCCATCGACCCGGCTGCCTGGGTGTCCCACACCGCCGCCATGACGGGCAGGCTCCCCCCACATTACGGTAACGATCCCACCAGCCTCTGCATCCTCCACCCACCCTTCATCTGTCCCTTAGTCCATCAGTCCTTACTGAGCTGCTGTCTTCCAGGGATCCACGAAGAAAACCACCTGAACATTCACAGCGACATGACGGTGGTCGTCAAGGCGATGGCCAATCCAGAGTCAGGTCTAGAAGTTCGAGACAGGATGTGGCTGAAGATCACCATTCCCAACGCCTTCATCG GTTCAGATGTGGTGGACTGGCTCCACTGCAACCTGGAGGGTTTCACAGACCGCCGCGAAGCTCGAAAGTATGCCGGCAACCTGCTGAAGGCGGGATTCATCCGACACACCGTCAACAAAGTCACATTCTCCGAGCAGTGCTACTACGTCTTTGGAGACCTGTGTGGAG ATTTGACCGCCATGTCTCTGCTGGTCCATGAAGACGGTTCAGTTCGAGGAGGATCCGACTGCGAGCCGCCAGTCTTCCCCTACCAGTACCCCATCCCTCACCCCTACAGCTCGCCGCTCCCCCTGCCAGCCGGAGGAGGAAGTCACCCCAGTGAAG GAAGCAGCCGCTCGAACTGCAGCCACGATCcaaaggaggaaggaggaggaggggaagaATCCGAGCCCACCAATCAGGAGGTCAGCGTAAGCGCCAGCAGCGCCCAGCGACCTCTGACCTCCTTCTCTGGTCTCCATGGTAACAAAGACCACCAGGACTTCTCCTCCATGGAGCCTGACATCTCCCAACAGTCCTTCCGCCTGGCCATGGGAAATCCCAGCGACCTGTTTGTGGATGTCATGTGA
- the LOC121645730 gene encoding segment polarity protein dishevelled homolog DVL-3-like isoform X2, which translates to MAEETRVIYHLEDQETPYLIRISVPAQRVTLADFKQVLNKPNVKFFFKSVDDDFGVVKEEISDDDARLPCVNGRVVCWVVSSDTCQPDFRGSDVQSVATPSSLAPPPIERTSGIGDSRPPSFHATAVSHDELQEVQSCTPSETLRRTGVSEQGGRLNGHTNQPADQRGAGPAGGGDSSSTQQSSELETTSFCSSEEDSGGRFSQSTEQSSSSPRLIRRQRRCHRKPKTPRMERSVSFSSVTDSTMSLNIITVTLNMERYNFLGISIVGQSNDRGDGGIYIGSIMKGGAVAADGRIEPGDMLLQVNNINFENMSNDDAVRVLREIVHQTGPVTLTVAKCWDPNPRGCFTLPRSEPVRPIDPAAWVSHTAAMTGRLPPHYGIHEENHLNIHSDMTVVVKAMANPESGLEVRDRMWLKITIPNAFIGSDVVDWLHCNLEGFTDRREARKYAGNLLKAGFIRHTVNKVTFSEQCYYVFGDLCGDLTAMSLLVHEDGSVRGGSDCEPPVFPYQYPIPHPYSSPLPLPAGGGSHPSEGSSRSNCSHDPKEEGGGGEESEPTNQEVSVSASSAQRPLTSFSGLHGNKDHQDFSSMEPDISQQSFRLAMGNPSDLFVDVM; encoded by the exons ATGGCGGAGGAGACCCGGGTCATCTATCACCTGGAGGACCAGGAGACCCCCTACCTGATCCGGATCAGCGTACCCGCGCAGCGCGTCACCCTCGCGGACTTCAAGCAGGTCCTGAACAAACCGAACGTTAAATTCTTCTTCAAGTCCGTGGACGACGACTTCGG GGTGGTCAAGGAGGAGATCAGTGATGATGATGCCAGGTTGCCATGTGTGAACGGACGGGTTGTCTGTTGG GTGGTGTCATCAGACACCTGCCAGCCAGATTTCAGGGGCTCAGACGTCCAATCAGTGGCCACTCCCTCCAGCCTGGCTCCACCCCCCATAGAGAGGACAAGTGGGATTGGAGACTCCAGACCTCCGTCCTTTCA tgccaCAGCTGTCAGTCATGATGAACTACAGGAAGTTCAGTCTTGTACACCATCAGAGACACTGCGGAGGACAGGCGTGAGTGAACAAG GCGGCCGTCTGAATGGGCACACTAACCAACCAGCTGATCAGAGGGGGGCGGGgccagcaggtggaggagacAGCTCATCAACCCAACAGAGCAGCGAGTTGGAGACGACCAGTTTCTGCTCATCTGAGGAAGACTCAGGAGGAAG GTTCAGCCAATCGACAGAGCAGAGCAGCTCCTCCCCGCGACTCATCAGGCGACAGCGGCGCTGCCACCGAAAACCCAAAACACCGCGGATGGAGAgg TCTGTGTCTTTCAGCAGTGTCACTGACTCCACCATGTCCCTCAACATCATCACCGTAACACTCAACATGG AGCGGTACAACTTCCTGGGAATCAGTATTGTTGGTCAGAGTAACGACCGAGGAGACGGAGGGATTTATATCGGCTCCATCATGAAGGGAGGAGCGGTGGCAGCGGACGGACGTATTGAGCCTGGAGACATGCTTCTGCAG GTAAACAACATCAACTTTGAGAACATGAGTAACGATGATGCCGTCCGAGTCCTGAGAGAGATCGTCCACCAAACAGG ACCGGTGACATTAACGGTGGCCAAGTGTTGGGATCCAAACCCGCGAGGCTGCTTCACGCTACCCAGAA GTGAGCCCGTTCGTCCCATCGACCCGGCTGCCTGGGTGTCCCACACCGCCGCCATGACGGGCAGGCTCCCCCCACATTACG GGATCCACGAAGAAAACCACCTGAACATTCACAGCGACATGACGGTGGTCGTCAAGGCGATGGCCAATCCAGAGTCAGGTCTAGAAGTTCGAGACAGGATGTGGCTGAAGATCACCATTCCCAACGCCTTCATCG GTTCAGATGTGGTGGACTGGCTCCACTGCAACCTGGAGGGTTTCACAGACCGCCGCGAAGCTCGAAAGTATGCCGGCAACCTGCTGAAGGCGGGATTCATCCGACACACCGTCAACAAAGTCACATTCTCCGAGCAGTGCTACTACGTCTTTGGAGACCTGTGTGGAG ATTTGACCGCCATGTCTCTGCTGGTCCATGAAGACGGTTCAGTTCGAGGAGGATCCGACTGCGAGCCGCCAGTCTTCCCCTACCAGTACCCCATCCCTCACCCCTACAGCTCGCCGCTCCCCCTGCCAGCCGGAGGAGGAAGTCACCCCAGTGAAG GAAGCAGCCGCTCGAACTGCAGCCACGATCcaaaggaggaaggaggaggaggggaagaATCCGAGCCCACCAATCAGGAGGTCAGCGTAAGCGCCAGCAGCGCCCAGCGACCTCTGACCTCCTTCTCTGGTCTCCATGGTAACAAAGACCACCAGGACTTCTCCTCCATGGAGCCTGACATCTCCCAACAGTCCTTCCGCCTGGCCATGGGAAATCCCAGCGACCTGTTTGTGGATGTCATGTGA